A window of the Oncorhynchus masou masou isolate Uvic2021 chromosome 13, UVic_Omas_1.1, whole genome shotgun sequence genome harbors these coding sequences:
- the LOC135553137 gene encoding rho-related GTP-binding protein RhoG-like — MQSIKCVVVGDGAVGKTCLLISYTTNAFPKEYIPTVFDNYSAQVTVDSRTISLNLWDTAGQEEYDRLRTLSYPQTNVFLICFSIASPPSFENIKHKWHPEVTHHCPNTPILLVGTKKDLRNDPEVLKKLKDQNQMTITQQQGTALARQIQAIKYLECSALNQDGIKEVFAEGVRAFLNPQPVATKKPCVLL; from the coding sequence ATGCAGAGCATCAAGTGTGTGGTGGTAGGAGACGGTGCAGTGGGGAAGACCTGCCTCCTCATCTCCTACACCACCAACGCCTTCCCCAAGGAGTACATCCCCACTGTGTTTGACAACTACAGCGCTCAGGTGACAGTGGACAGCAGGACTATTAGCCTCAACCTGTGGGACACAGCAGGCCAGGAGGAGTACGACCGCCTGCGCACCCTCTCCTACCCCCAGACCAACGTGTTTCTCATCTGCTTCTCCATTGCCAGCCCCCCCTCCTTTGAGAACATCAAGCACAAGTGGCACCCAGAGGTCACCCATCACTGTCCCAATACGCCCATTCTGCTGGTGGGCACCAAGAAGGACCTGCGTAATGACCCGGAGGTGTTGAAGAAGCTAAAGGATCAGAACCAGATGACCATCACCCAACAGCAGGGCACCGCCCTGGCCAGGCAGATCCAAGCCATCAAGTACCTCGAATGCTCTGCCCTCAACCAAGATGGAATCAAAGAAGTGTTCGCTGAGGGTGTGCGAGCCTTTCTCAACCCACAACCTGTCGCCACCAAGAAACCCTGTGTGCTATTATAA